The genome window TATTTTCGCTTCGAACCTGAATCGTTTGAAGGAAGCCACCTTATCAAAATCGTACCACTTCGCGACTATATAGAAGCAAACGGTATCAAAGCAGTATTCGTTGCTTTACGGTGGGATGAACACGAGGCCCGAGGCGAAGAAACCTTTGAAAGCCCGCGTGAAAATCCAGATCACCTCCGCATCCATCCTCTTTTGCCCATCACCGAACGCGAAATTTGGACACTGACCCACGACAAGAGCATTCCGTTCTGCGAACTCTACACGCAAGGATATCGATCCATCGGTGCCCGATACAACACCAATCCTGTATTTGCCGGTATACCAGCTTGGGAACAGGATCTTGAAAATACATCGGAGCGCATGGGACGCGGTCAGAACAAAGAGGATATAATGGAACAATTGCGCAGTTTAGGCTATATGTAACCATGTCGTTTCATCATTGAATTCGACGAGTTCATTATGTCCAATGTTATCTGCTCCATCGACCTCTCGACGCGAATGATTGAATCGACTCCCGTCGACGCCGACTTGAGCCGGCGTTATCTTGGGGGACGAGGCATTCATATTCGCCTCCTCTATGACCTCGTATCTCCAGGGATGGACCCACTGGCCCCCGAAGCTCCACTTCTTGTCGGCGCCGGACCATTAGCCGGCCTCCCGTGTCCCTCGGCAGCCCGAACCAATGTGACCGGAAAATCCCCGGAATCGTGGTTTCTTGCTGATTCGAATTTTGGCGGCCACTTCGCCCCAGCCATGCGTAAAGCGGGTTTTGATCATCTTGTGCTGACAGGAAAAAGTGATGAACCCTGCCTGATTCTTCTCGAAAACAACACCGCATCCATTCAGGATGCCAGCGGGCTCTGGGGTAAGGACTCCATTGCGACCATGGAACTTCTCAAAGAACGATACGGTAAGCGAGCTCAAATCGCCTGTATTGGACCAGCAGGAGAAAACCTTGTTCGATTTGCCTGCATACGACATGGATATAAAAGTGCGGCGGGAAAAGGCGGTCTCGGATGCCTCATGGGGTCAAAACGTATCAAGGCGATTGTGGCCTTAGGTCACACCCCGCTCCCCATCCATAATCCTGAAGGCTTGCGTGCCCTCAATAAAAAGCTCACGGACCGCATCAAAGCATCACGAACGCGTGAGATACTGCATACGCTGGGAACCGCCTACCTCTTTGACCTGCACAACTTCAGCGGCGTGGTTCGTACGCACAACGCCCGGTTTTCCAAATTTCCCCAAGGCAAGGGGTTGCGATCCCGATCACTGGCCAAGCGCTATGACGGACACCGTGCATGCTTCGGGTGCGCAATCGGCTGCCGCCACACGTATCTTCGTCCCGATACATCGTGTCATTCCCGCGGCGTTGGTGTCGAATATGGCACGTTGGGCGCCTTCGGCCCCATTTGCGGAATTACCGATCCTGAAACGATTTTACATCTCAACGACCTGACCAACGACCTCGGCTTAGATTCCTGTGCCACCGGCAATCTCATCGGATGGGCCATTGATCTGTTTCAAGAAGGTCTCCTCACGACGACCGACACCGATGGTCTTGAACTGTCTTTTGGCGACGGTCCAACCATTGTGCGACTTGTGGAAGATATTGCATATCGACGTGGATTCGGCTCCACACTCGCAGATGGTCCCAAAGAACTCATGGAACATTTTCCCAAAGAAGCTACAGACCGTCTCGTTCAGGTTAAAAACTCCACACAAACCGACTCCGTTGACGTGCGCGCTTTTAAGGGATTCGCTCTTGGTGTTGCCACATCAACGCGAGGGGCCGATCATTTACGAAGTCGGCCAACAATGGAAGCCATCAACCTGGATGCCGCCACGCTCGAAAAATTCTATGGCCGCTCCATCCCCACCGATCCCGACGCTTACGACGGCAAAGCCTTTATGGTCTGGCGAAGCGAACTTGAATACGCCCTTGGCGATGCGCTCGGCCTTTGTCGATTTGTCCAACGCTTCAACAGCCCCGATCACATCTCTCCGGACGAAATACGGCAACTCCTCAATCTCGCATGCGGTATTGATCTGACGGCCGAAGAACTCGAAAACGCAGCTGAACGCATTCTGACGACCGAACGCCTATTTCTGAACCGCGAAGGTATCACGCGCCGCGATGATACCCTGCCCCCGTGGGTCTTCACCCCAATTCAAGACGGTCCCCGCAAAGGGGCATATATCGACCGGGAACGATTCGAAGCCATGCTCGACGAGTACTATAGCTTGCACGGTTGGGATCCCCAAACCGGCAGACCGACGCAGGAAACACTGCGTCGCCTGGGCATTTGAGGCGGAAATATAAAAACGGCTGGAAAGGTCACCCCCTCCAGCCGCTGAAGTACAAAACGTTTTGCAACTACATCACGTCTGTCAGTGACAGCGCAACGTGCTTCGTGTTTTCCAACACATCTTTCGCCCCAACAATCACAGTATCGGCTTCGGCCATGGCTTGACGCAACACCGTCCCGAATGCGCGAAAATCCTCTTGCGTTACGGCAAACATTTCTTCACGCATGCGTTGCCGATCCTCATCGGTATCACCGACCAAAGACCGGATCATACCGGAAAAGCCTTTGGCATCCGGCAGTTTGTAGGCATCAAGATCTCCAACTGCACCGACGATATTTTTATCCAGCTCTTCCTGGGACAACGTCAGCTCTTCAAGAAAGGCACCAGCCTCATCGTAGGCGACCAGCGTCTTATCAGTATTGGGATCGCGATACGAAAGCAGTGCAACAAGACCATTGAATCGGTCAACCAGGCTGAACGCACCATATGCTCCGCCACGAACACGAATACGTTCCCAAAGGTAGCCCGTCCGCAGATAGCGGCTTATAACGTGCGTGGCGCCATTGATCTGGTATCCCAATTTTTTCACATCGGCCGCTTTCCCGACATAATTGACCTGCGCCGCAATAGTCAGCCCTTCTGCGCTCGCCCGCGTTACGGATGCTTGAGGATGGCGTTCGATATCACCGGTTTCCAGAGCCGAACTCAACTCGGCAAGATTGTCCAGAACGCGTGCTGCCTGATGCTCGGCCACGGTCACGTTGGCGACCATGGCATTTTTGATGAGCAACCGACGACGAATTTCCTCAAGGTCTTCGCGGACACCGTCAAAATCCTCGCGTACGCGCTTTTCCAGCCTGCGTAAGAAGAACAACTGCTCCACCCCGCTCAAGCGTTCATTCATCGCTCCAGCCTGACTAAAGCTCGCACCGAGACGAAGTCTGGCTACGCTATGTCCTGCAGGGATAAGACGCATTTCGGCGCGTGTTCGTGATTCCGTCACGATTTGGAGAAAACGATCTCGATTTCCCAGATTTGCCGTCGTCAAAATATCCAACAACACATCGGATAACTCGGAAAATTTGTCGACCGTCGCCTTCCCACGCAAGAAGAGGCGTGCCGCCACATCCCCGGATTTTGTCGTAGCAATTGAGGGGCTCCGAACGATCCCACCGGTCTTCGCACTGATACGGCGAGTCAAACTGACTGCATCCTGTTTGGCCGTCCCCATTTCGAGCAAGGCTCGGCCGAACAGATTGATGTAAGGGAACAAATGCTCGGGCAAAACCGTCAGATCGAATCCGAGATCAAGATAGGCAACGCCATTGGTTTCAAGATCATTGAAATAGAGCTGTTCCATGTCTGCCGATCGTTCCATAGTCAACGTTGGCATGTTCTTTGGAGGCAAATCAGCCGGAATCAATTGCGGAATACTGGCCAATGCTTCGGCTGAATCCGGAGTATGCTGAAACGTCGCCAGTGCTCCAGCGTCATCGGCAACGCGCTGTTCCCGATCCTCTCCAAGCCCTTCATATAGTGCCTTGATGCGGTTCTGCTCTTCATTTTTACGTCGTTGCGCCAAACCGGCATCGGGCTCAAGAATCAACGTAACGCGATGATTATTTTGTAAAATGAACTGGTTGAGCAAATCTTCCAATACCCGTTTACCGGCGGCCAAATCATGCTTGATTTCAGCCAACGGCGCTTCAAAACGCAGACCGGCGATAGGATCACGTTCATAAAGCCAATCAGCAAGTGACATGAGCATCATCGACAGCCCGCGGGGAAATGCCCCTGTGTTCTGTTCGCGCAAAGAAAACTCAATGGTGTTGACTGCCGCTTCAATCGCTTCAGACTCGATTCCATTTTCAGCCAGTCCTTGCAAAGTGGAGATGATAAGTTTTTCCACTTTCCCTTCATACCCTGGAGCAACGCCCTTGAGTCCTGTGGAAAAATAGAATTGCCGTAACTCTTCTTCGAGTCCGACACCCGCAAGATCATCTCCATAATTGGAATCTATCAACGCTTTACGTAACGGCGATGAAGACAATCCGATCAGCGCATGTTCAAGAATGTGAAGACCGAGCCGGGTTTTCAAATCCGTAATTTCAGGGAACAACCAGCTCACAGTCATCATGAGCCCCATATCCGGGCTGGAAGGCTCCACCGGCATGCGATGCGTTTTCGGTGACGTCGCCAAAGGTTGCAAATCGACAGCCGCTTTTTTCTCCCTTGGGCCGAATTCACGCAAGTATTCATCAAGCTTGGCGAACCGCCGCTCAATATCTCCATCTCCATAGAAAAAGATACGAGCATTCCCCGGGTGATAATAGGTTTTATGGAAATCGATAAACGCCTCATATGTCAAATCAGGAATTACAGCCGGCTCGCCGCCGGAATCGACTCCATATGTCGTATTCGGAAACAAAAGACGCTGAGAAAATTCGGACAAAACACCATCAGCGGCAGAATATGCCCCTTTCATTTCATTATAGACCACGCCACGAATAGACAATCCGTTGTCATCGCCAGTTGGATCAAGATGCCATCCTTCCTGATGGAAGATCTCTTTGTTGATGCGTGGGAAAAAGACGGCATCGAGATAGACATCAATCAGGTTATAGAAATCTTCTTCGTTCGCACTGGCCACGGGATAGCAGGTTTTATCAGGATAGGTGAACGCATTGAGAAAGGTATTGAGTGACCCTTTCAACAATTCAACAAACGGCTCTTTGACAGGATATTTTCGTGATCCGCACAAAACAGAATGTTCCAAGATATGCGCCACCCCCGTAGAATCGGAAGGGGGTGTTTTGAATGAAACGCCAAACACCTTATTTTCGTCGGCGCACTGAATCGACAATATCTCGGCACCAGTCACAATATGTCTGCAATACAGGGCATCAGCGGCATATTCTGCGATGTGCTCCTGCCGGATCACTTCGTATCCTTCCACTTTGAACATGCATTCTCCTTAGAATTCGGCACATCAATCGTTTTGCTGCGCCGCGGTTCGACGTTTTCACATGCTACGGAACGGGTCCTCATCAAGAAAACACGCCCGCTCCGGACACGGTATCCTAAAGAAGTCACTCTTTAAAGTCGCGTTCAAATCATTGCTGGCCACAAAGAAAACAAACCTTTTGCGTTTTTTTGATGGCAATCGCACTCTCGGGCTTTACAAATACTGGTGATAGTGACTAATACTACTAGCTGTAAACTCGTTCGGCTCCATGAAAATAGAATTGCACTGAACAGGTGCTGAATGCAAAAAAAAACACATTTTTTTAACAAATTCTATTGACATAAGCCGTCCGATCTTGTTTTACTCTTTAAATCAAAATACCGGTTTCTGCACGAAGTCGGATTTTGTCAAGATCGATCTCGATCTTGCACGTTCATGGTGCGTCGCCTGAAGGGTGGGCTTTTCACCGTGAGCATGAGGGTGTTTTTGGCAATTGTGTTGAAACTTCACACTGTTATGTTGGTAAGGAGGAATTATGAGAAGGATTTCCATGAAACTCGTCGCTTTGACCGCTATGGCTGTGATGCTGCTCGGCTTCGCTGGCCCGTCTGCCGCCAAGCTCGTTCCCAAAGTCGACAACTTCATCCTCTTCGTTGACCATTCCGGTTCCATGGGCACCGCGTACAAAGGTTCCCGTTATGTCCAGATGGGTGGTATCTCCAAGATCGCCCTGGCCAAGAATCTGCTCCTGTCCATGAATCAGGAAATTCCTGAACTGGGTTACCAGGGCGGCCTGTACACCTTTGCTCCGTACAAAGAGTACGCTGCGATGGCTACCTACAACCGCGCTGACATGGAACCCGCCATCAACGCTATTACAACCGAATACAACCTGATGCGCCGCACCCCCATGGGTTGGGGTCTGGAAGACGTCGATAAGGTCATCGGTGGCCTGTCCGGCAAGACCGCTGTCATCATCTTCTCTGACGGTGCCTCCAACCGTGGTGTCGATCCCCGTGTTGTTGCCCGCCAGATGGTTGACAAGTACGGCGACAAGATCTGCTTCCACATTGTCAGCTATGCCGACACCAAGTACGGTGAAGAAGTCCTGAAAGAAATCGCTGCCATGAGCGAATGCTCCTGCATGGCCATCGGCGAAGACCTCGTTGCCAAAGAAAACCTGGTCCAATTCCTGATGTGCTCGCTCTACGAAGACATCGAAGAAGACGAAACCGTCATCTTCCGCAGCATTTACTTTGACTTCGATAAGTCCAACATCAAGCCCGAATTCGTGCCCGTGCTCGAAGAAGGTCTTGAAATCATCAACGCCAAGCCCGAAGCCACTGTTGTCCTCGGCGGCCACACCGACAGCGTTGGTACGGTTCCCTACAACCAGGGTCTGTCCGAACGCCGCGCCAACTCCGTCAAGGCTTTCTTCGTCAAGCGTGGTGTTGATCCCATGCGCATCGAAGCCGTCGGTTACGGCGAACTCAATCCCAAGTACAGCAACGCCACTGCTGAAGGTCGCCGCATGAACCGCCGCGTCGACATCAACTTCAAGTAGGCGATACACCTTTTAACCTCGGGCCAGTCGGCAATGCCGACTGGCCCGATCTTGTCTTTTAGCGAGGTACTATCTGTATGAAAAAGGCACGTATCCTGGTCATCACCGGTCTTCTCGGTCTGCTTGCCCTCCCTGTTCACGCCGGTTCCCAATTGACCCCCATGAACGGAAGTATGAGCATCACGCCGACGAAGGCCACGACGGTCGCAGCAATTCAAACCACCGCGCCGAAGTCACCAGATGCAGCCGCAGTTGCCGCTGTCACCAAGACAGTCCCTAAAGCTGCAAAAACCCAGGATAAACCTAAGCTCGTTGCCGCCATCACGCCTCCCAAATCTGCTTACACCTCTTCCTCTTCCAAAGGCGATGCAAAGCTCAGCGCTATCGAAAAAGAATTTTACGCATACGCGCAAAACTGGCTCCAAAAATCCGCTCAACTTGGCGTTGGCACCAAAAAATCCGACATGCAAGTTACGAAGATCGGAGATAAATTTGTGGCGTCCTATCAAGAAATCGAATTCAACTCACTGCGCACCGAGGTCAAAAAGAAAAACTATGACCATACTCCTTACGTAGGCCACATGTGCTATAAGGTGCTCACCCACAAATCCATTGCCGATACCAAGCAAGCCGCTCTCAATGGCCCCTTCGTCGCTCAAGAGCACTCCATGCGCGAAATTTTCGGATACGACGGCAAGAAGAAGGCTTGGCGTTAAGTCCACACTCCTTTTTACGTTCACGAATCGAAAAAAGTCCATCGCCTCTTGCGATGGACTTTTTTTTCAGTATAAATCCAAACTAAGATTAAAAACCCTTTGAAACGGTGCTCATATGCACTCTCTGGAGGATATCACATGAGTTGTGACGAACATCACCATCACGATGACCACCATCATATGCTCGACCACGCGAAAGTTGGAAAACCGGTGACACCGTTCACGATGGAAACATTTGATCCCGAAGAAGGTTTCTTTGGAGAAATCTCACTTGAAAAATGCCTGGACGAAAAAAAGTGGGTCGTGCTTGTTTTCTATCCCGCCGATTTCACATTTGTTTGCCCGACAGAACTGGCCGACTTGGCGGACAAGCATGCTGAGCTAAAAAAAATGGATTGCGAAGTTATCTCCGTGTCCACTGATACCAAATTCTCGCACATGGCCTGGAAAACGAGTGAAAGGCTGCTGGAAAACGTAAAATACAAAATGGCAGCAGACCCCACCGGCAAAGTTGCTCGCTATTTTGGTGTCTATGATTGCGAAACCGGGTTGGCGCTGCGGGGTACGTTCATCATCAACCCCGAAGGTCTGCTTGTTTCATCGGAAATCAACTTCTATAATGTGGGCCGTAATGCTGATGAGCTGCAACGCAAAATGGAAGCCAATGTCTACCTGAAAGACCACCCGGCAGAAGCCTGCCCTGCAAAGTGGAAACCCGGCTCCAAAACGCTCACCCCTTCGGAAAAACTCGTCGGTAACGTATACTCATCTATGATTGATTAAACGTATGCCGTTTTCCGACCACGCAGATCGAGATGGTCTGGTTATGCAGCAAAAAACCACGCATATACATCGATATTACTCTTCTATCCTGCCCTGCTAAAATCACAACACGGCGGCCGTCCGAAAAAAAGCCGCCGTGTTTGAAAAATGGTATTCAGAAAAACAACAAGTAATTTTCGGCGTGTTATCGCCCATACATCGTTGTCCAACGCTGCATTCGACGTGCAATTTCGTCGGACAGCAAACCGGGCTTCAATCTCCACGTCCAGTTGCCCGCAGGTAAAGATGGCGTGTTCATACGCGCTCCAGCCCCCAAACCAAGAACGTCTTGAAGAGGAAATATCGCCATCTCGGCCACACTGGCCATCGCAAGACGAATAAGTGCAGTGGACACCTCGTCTTCCGAAACTTCATGCCCAATGTAGGCAAACAGGCTTTCTTTAACCTCTTCGGACGCTTCTGATGAAAACCACCCTTTCGTTGTATTATTGTCGTGTGTGCCGCTATATGCAACACTTCCCACATCGTAATTGTGCGGGATATCACGACTATCTGCGAGATTATCACCAAAGGCAAACTGCAAAATACGCATCCCCGGCAAGTCAAACGCACTTTTGAGTTCTTCAACATCCGCTGTAATGATGCCAAGATCTTCGGCAATAATGGGTAATCTGGCAAAGTGTTTGAGGAGTGCATTGAAAAAATCATGTCCTGGGCCATCCACCCACTCACCATTAATCGCAGTTTCTTCTTCGACCGGAACTTCCCAGTACGCGGCAAAACCGCGAAAATGGTCAAGACGGATAAAATCGGTCAAATCAAGATTATGCTCAATCCGCTTAATCCACCAATGAAAATGAGACAGGCGGTGCACATCCCAGGCATATACAGGGTTCCCCCAACGTTGCCCGGTTTTACTGAAATAATCGGGAGGAACACCGGCAACAACGGTGGGTTCTCCTTCACTATCAAGTTGAAATAACTCCTGATGAGCCCAAACATCAGCGCTATCGTGGGTTACATAAATCGGAATGTCCCCCATCGTCAGAATATTTTTATCCTGAAGATACAACTTGAGGGCAAACCACTGTCTGTGAAAAAGGTATTGAACGTACTTCTCGTAGCGAATAATCGAGGCAAGACGGTCTGTCGCTTCTGCCAGAGCACTTGGATCACGATATCGCAATGGCTCCGGCCATTTGGTCCATTGTACACCACCATGCTCTGCCTTCAACGCTCGGAATAAGGCATGGTCATCAAGCCAGTACGCATTAAGCTTTTGAAATTGTCCGTAACAGCAATCGTTCTCCAACGATGTTTCAACCTTGGCATACGCTGTTTTCAGAAGATGCGTTCTGTGCCCTTCAACAGCCTGATAATCAACACGATCAGGGCGTGTTGATGCAAGTTCGGGAACATCGAGTGGATCAACATCTCCATTCTCCACCATCAGTTCCGGGCTGATAAAAAGAGGATTGCCGGCAAAAGCAGAATCACTACTATACGGGGAGTTGCCGATATATGAAGATGTAGGATTAAGCGGTAAAATCTGCCAATAGGATTGCCCGGCATCTGCCAAAAAATCCGCAAACCGATAGGCTTCTGGTCCCAAGTCTCCTATACCATAGCGGGACGGCAGAGATGAAATATGAAGGAGAATTCCGCTACCTCGTCTGTGCATAAGGACTCCATGGTAAAAACGTACTACTCAAAATGGAAGAGTCACATTGTGACAGCCCAAGAGCCAGACAATAGAGGCACTTGGGCTGAACACAAGCTGATCACAATCAGACATCAATCATGAGACGTAGCGTCTAAATTACGTGCCATCCCACAAAAGCAAAACAATCGTTCCGCATACAAACGATGCGCCTATTTCTTATTATGCAGGGGTTTAAAATACACAGCCCCAAGCGGCGGCAACGTCAAATTGAGCGTATACGACTCCTTCGTGCCTTCGGGATCAAGAGCTCGGACCTGGCCGGCATTACCGACTCCAGATCCACCATATTCAGCGGCATCACTGTTGAGAATCTCCATCCAGTCGCCCCCAAATGGCACACCGATACAATAATTGTAGCGCACAATCGGGGTGAAATTCATTGCGGCCACAACCACATCATTTTCATCTTCACCACGACGCATGAAGACAATCACACTTGATTCCGCGTCATGAAAATCAATCCACTCGAAACCCG of Desulfovibrio inopinatus DSM 10711 contains these proteins:
- a CDS encoding phosphoadenosine phosphosulfate reductase family protein; the protein is MMSDTTRWDNATLDEKVHFAEDLIESTLKQYEGAVALCFTGGKDSTTLLWMVHNVCKRTGLPLPSCVYIDEGDVFDEIEEAVDRLTTQWNLPLVRLGNTDILDRDPEVGEPIPVADLSPENQAELAAIEFDEDYFRFEPESFEGSHLIKIVPLRDYIEANGIKAVFVALRWDEHEARGEETFESPRENPDHLRIHPLLPITEREIWTLTHDKSIPFCELYTQGYRSIGARYNTNPVFAGIPAWEQDLENTSERMGRGQNKEDIMEQLRSLGYM
- a CDS encoding aldehyde ferredoxin oxidoreductase family protein, yielding MSNVICSIDLSTRMIESTPVDADLSRRYLGGRGIHIRLLYDLVSPGMDPLAPEAPLLVGAGPLAGLPCPSAARTNVTGKSPESWFLADSNFGGHFAPAMRKAGFDHLVLTGKSDEPCLILLENNTASIQDASGLWGKDSIATMELLKERYGKRAQIACIGPAGENLVRFACIRHGYKSAAGKGGLGCLMGSKRIKAIVALGHTPLPIHNPEGLRALNKKLTDRIKASRTREILHTLGTAYLFDLHNFSGVVRTHNARFSKFPQGKGLRSRSLAKRYDGHRACFGCAIGCRHTYLRPDTSCHSRGVGVEYGTLGAFGPICGITDPETILHLNDLTNDLGLDSCATGNLIGWAIDLFQEGLLTTTDTDGLELSFGDGPTIVRLVEDIAYRRGFGSTLADGPKELMEHFPKEATDRLVQVKNSTQTDSVDVRAFKGFALGVATSTRGADHLRSRPTMEAINLDAATLEKFYGRSIPTDPDAYDGKAFMVWRSELEYALGDALGLCRFVQRFNSPDHISPDEIRQLLNLACGIDLTAEELENAAERILTTERLFLNREGITRRDDTLPPWVFTPIQDGPRKGAYIDRERFEAMLDEYYSLHGWDPQTGRPTQETLRRLGI
- a CDS encoding insulinase family protein, which encodes MFKVEGYEVIRQEHIAEYAADALYCRHIVTGAEILSIQCADENKVFGVSFKTPPSDSTGVAHILEHSVLCGSRKYPVKEPFVELLKGSLNTFLNAFTYPDKTCYPVASANEEDFYNLIDVYLDAVFFPRINKEIFHQEGWHLDPTGDDNGLSIRGVVYNEMKGAYSAADGVLSEFSQRLLFPNTTYGVDSGGEPAVIPDLTYEAFIDFHKTYYHPGNARIFFYGDGDIERRFAKLDEYLREFGPREKKAAVDLQPLATSPKTHRMPVEPSSPDMGLMMTVSWLFPEITDLKTRLGLHILEHALIGLSSSPLRKALIDSNYGDDLAGVGLEEELRQFYFSTGLKGVAPGYEGKVEKLIISTLQGLAENGIESEAIEAAVNTIEFSLREQNTGAFPRGLSMMLMSLADWLYERDPIAGLRFEAPLAEIKHDLAAGKRVLEDLLNQFILQNNHRVTLILEPDAGLAQRRKNEEQNRIKALYEGLGEDREQRVADDAGALATFQHTPDSAEALASIPQLIPADLPPKNMPTLTMERSADMEQLYFNDLETNGVAYLDLGFDLTVLPEHLFPYINLFGRALLEMGTAKQDAVSLTRRISAKTGGIVRSPSIATTKSGDVAARLFLRGKATVDKFSELSDVLLDILTTANLGNRDRFLQIVTESRTRAEMRLIPAGHSVARLRLGASFSQAGAMNERLSGVEQLFFLRRLEKRVREDFDGVREDLEEIRRRLLIKNAMVANVTVAEHQAARVLDNLAELSSALETGDIERHPQASVTRASAEGLTIAAQVNYVGKAADVKKLGYQINGATHVISRYLRTGYLWERIRVRGGAYGAFSLVDRFNGLVALLSYRDPNTDKTLVAYDEAGAFLEELTLSQEELDKNIVGAVGDLDAYKLPDAKGFSGMIRSLVGDTDEDRQRMREEMFAVTQEDFRAFGTVLRQAMAEADTVIVGAKDVLENTKHVALSLTDVM
- a CDS encoding OmpA family protein, with product MKLVALTAMAVMLLGFAGPSAAKLVPKVDNFILFVDHSGSMGTAYKGSRYVQMGGISKIALAKNLLLSMNQEIPELGYQGGLYTFAPYKEYAAMATYNRADMEPAINAITTEYNLMRRTPMGWGLEDVDKVIGGLSGKTAVIIFSDGASNRGVDPRVVARQMVDKYGDKICFHIVSYADTKYGEEVLKEIAAMSECSCMAIGEDLVAKENLVQFLMCSLYEDIEEDETVIFRSIYFDFDKSNIKPEFVPVLEEGLEIINAKPEATVVLGGHTDSVGTVPYNQGLSERRANSVKAFFVKRGVDPMRIEAVGYGELNPKYSNATAEGRRMNRRVDINFK
- a CDS encoding peroxiredoxin, which gives rise to MSCDEHHHHDDHHHMLDHAKVGKPVTPFTMETFDPEEGFFGEISLEKCLDEKKWVVLVFYPADFTFVCPTELADLADKHAELKKMDCEVISVSTDTKFSHMAWKTSERLLENVKYKMAADPTGKVARYFGVYDCETGLALRGTFIINPEGLLVSSEINFYNVGRNADELQRKMEANVYLKDHPAEACPAKWKPGSKTLTPSEKLVGNVYSSMID
- the malQ gene encoding 4-alpha-glucanotransferase; protein product: MHRRGSGILLHISSLPSRYGIGDLGPEAYRFADFLADAGQSYWQILPLNPTSSYIGNSPYSSDSAFAGNPLFISPELMVENGDVDPLDVPELASTRPDRVDYQAVEGHRTHLLKTAYAKVETSLENDCCYGQFQKLNAYWLDDHALFRALKAEHGGVQWTKWPEPLRYRDPSALAEATDRLASIIRYEKYVQYLFHRQWFALKLYLQDKNILTMGDIPIYVTHDSADVWAHQELFQLDSEGEPTVVAGVPPDYFSKTGQRWGNPVYAWDVHRLSHFHWWIKRIEHNLDLTDFIRLDHFRGFAAYWEVPVEEETAINGEWVDGPGHDFFNALLKHFARLPIIAEDLGIITADVEELKSAFDLPGMRILQFAFGDNLADSRDIPHNYDVGSVAYSGTHDNNTTKGWFSSEASEEVKESLFAYIGHEVSEDEVSTALIRLAMASVAEMAIFPLQDVLGLGAGARMNTPSLPAGNWTWRLKPGLLSDEIARRMQRWTTMYGR